From Paracoccus aminovorans, one genomic window encodes:
- a CDS encoding alpha/beta hydrolase — translation MPELIFPGPEGRLEGRYHTQPNPDAPIAIVLHPHPQYGGTMNNRVVYNLHYAFHRMGFTVMRFNFRGVGRSQGEFDQGIGELSDAASALDYLQAMNPNSKHCWVAGFSFGAWIGMQLLMRRPEITGFISVAPPANMYDFSFLAPCPSSGLIINGTADRVAPPKDTHALVGKLREQKGITITHEEIEGADHFFRDDEVHMKPMIDTVQTYVRRRLTESTR, via the coding sequence ATGCCCGAACTGATTTTCCCCGGTCCCGAAGGTCGCCTGGAGGGTCGCTATCATACGCAGCCCAACCCGGACGCGCCCATCGCCATCGTGCTGCACCCGCATCCGCAATACGGCGGCACCATGAACAACCGGGTCGTGTACAACCTGCATTACGCCTTCCACCGCATGGGCTTCACCGTCATGCGGTTCAATTTCCGCGGCGTCGGGCGCAGCCAGGGCGAGTTCGACCAGGGCATCGGCGAGTTGTCGGATGCCGCCTCGGCGCTGGACTATCTGCAGGCGATGAACCCCAACAGCAAGCATTGCTGGGTCGCGGGGTTTTCCTTCGGCGCCTGGATCGGCATGCAGCTGCTGATGCGCCGGCCCGAGATCACCGGCTTCATCTCGGTCGCGCCGCCGGCGAACATGTACGACTTCTCGTTCCTGGCGCCTTGCCCGTCCTCGGGGCTGATCATCAACGGCACCGCCGACCGCGTGGCGCCGCCCAAGGACACCCATGCCCTGGTCGGCAAGCTGCGCGAGCAGAAGGGCATCACCATCACCCATGAGGAAATCGAGGGCGCGGACCATTTCTTCCGCGACGACGAGGTCCACATGAAGCCGATGATCGACACGGTGCAGACCTATGTCCGCCGCCGCCTGACCGAAAGCACGCGATAG
- a CDS encoding HD domain-containing protein yields MTDLTLQLAFLTEADRLKTVERANVLMDLSRPENSAEHSWHVALYALVFGATDRAIAMILIHDLVEIDCGDHPIHLAHDVAAVQAAEAEAAHRLFGLLPGGEVLLALWHEFEAGVTPDARMAKRLDHIQPLFQVLCAPEPLSAHLDIVRDNMASGRAARLRAEWPEAMQAADALLAGAAPGGDFGRRLAFLAEADRLKSVLRASLLADGSRRENSAEHSWHLALYALVLAGEAGPGVDIGRVIRMLLLHDLVEIDTGDVPIHAQNGAAHHGAAQLAAEAAAAARIFGLLPQGQGAALQALWTEFEANRTPDAVFAKSLDRAQPVMQNIASGGGSWVEYRVTYEQLVERVGLRIERGAPSLWSWLSESARVFFVK; encoded by the coding sequence ATGACCGACCTGACCCTGCAACTCGCCTTCCTGACCGAGGCCGACCGGCTGAAGACGGTCGAGCGTGCGAATGTGCTGATGGATCTGTCGCGGCCGGAAAACAGCGCCGAGCACAGCTGGCACGTCGCGCTTTATGCGCTGGTCTTCGGCGCCACGGATCGGGCCATCGCCATGATCCTGATCCACGACCTGGTCGAGATCGACTGCGGCGATCATCCGATCCACCTGGCCCATGACGTCGCGGCCGTGCAGGCGGCCGAGGCGGAGGCCGCGCACCGGCTCTTCGGCCTGTTGCCGGGGGGCGAGGTGCTGCTGGCGCTGTGGCACGAGTTCGAGGCAGGGGTGACGCCCGATGCCCGCATGGCCAAGCGCCTGGACCACATCCAGCCGCTGTTCCAGGTGCTTTGCGCGCCCGAGCCGTTGTCCGCGCATCTGGATATCGTCCGCGACAACATGGCCTCGGGCCGCGCCGCGCGGCTGCGCGCGGAATGGCCCGAGGCGATGCAGGCCGCCGACGCGCTGCTGGCGGGCGCCGCGCCCGGGGGCGATTTCGGCCGTCGCCTGGCCTTCTTGGCCGAGGCCGACCGGCTGAAATCGGTGCTGCGCGCCAGTCTGCTGGCCGATGGCTCGCGGCGCGAAAACAGCGCCGAGCACAGCTGGCACCTGGCGCTTTATGCGCTGGTGCTGGCGGGCGAGGCGGGTCCCGGCGTCGACATCGGCCGCGTCATCCGCATGCTGCTGCTGCACGACCTGGTCGAGATCGATACCGGCGACGTGCCGATCCATGCCCAAAACGGCGCGGCCCATCACGGTGCCGCCCAGCTTGCCGCCGAAGCGGCTGCGGCCGCGCGCATCTTCGGCCTGCTGCCCCAGGGGCAGGGCGCCGCGCTGCAGGCGCTCTGGACCGAGTTCGAGGCGAACCGGACCCCGGACGCCGTCTTTGCCAAGTCGCTGGACCGGGCGCAGCCGGTGATGCAGAACATCGCCTCGGGCGGGGGATCCTGGGTCGAATACCGCGTGACCTACGAGCAGCTGGTCGAGCGCGTCGGCTTGCGCATCGAGCGCGGCGCGCCTTCGCTCTGGTCCTGGCTCAGCGAAAGCGCGCGGGTTTTCTTCGTGAAGTGA